From Pseudorasbora parva isolate DD20220531a chromosome 14, ASM2467924v1, whole genome shotgun sequence:
ATCCGTTGCTTTAATATGCACAGCTGAGCTAAAATAAAGTGAATGATGTTGCATGTATATGTGGATTGTTCTCCACCAATTAAACGCCATCAATAAGAATTctggagaagaagaaaaaaagcattaaGTAGCCATGCAGCACAGCGCTAAAGCAcattatgtgcaaaaatacaGTACATCAAAGAATAACACAGTAACACGCAACAAAAGCAGCTTTGGAGAGCCGTTCAAACACATTTGCACTAAGGCCTGACAAATGAATCCATCCTCAAAAGGCCCAGCTTAGTACACCCAGAACAAATGTTAATTACTGTTAACGTTCTTTGCGCGCCCATTCCTCAGGCTTTAGGCTGCGACCCAAAGCGATTAGCGGTCTTTGGAAGACTTTGGTGGTGGGGGACTGCTGTAGGTCACAGCAGCAGGACTCCTCCACTCCCTCTAACTAATCATAGGGTACCAAGACAGCTCCAGCCGATGCAGCCGTAcccagatatccccctaaagcAAGGCTACCGCACCCAGAGCGGCCTTAGCTAAACACACCCGGTTCGCGTACAGCGGGGGGTCTTTTGCGGAGTCCTGCACGCATGGGTCACGACTCAGGTGCGGCTGATGAAGGAGAAGTTCTTCACGAAAGGTCAAACAACGGAGCAGGACGGCTGGATCAAAATAAGGCAGAGAATATCAATCTCACAATGTGGAGTGCATGGGAAAAACGCTGTCCAAACAAAGCAGAGTCCATCTTAACGATCAAACGAAGAAGCACAGACATTCCACACGGCCAATTATGGTCCACCACTCTCAAGACTCGAACAATAAATGATTCTGCTGTGCCAGACGTACACAGACATGAAGTTCAAACGCATGAGAGAGTCTAGAGTTCCAGATGAACTCATGCTTTGGTCCACAGTACCATCTTTCACACTAGAACATCATGCGTTTAATAAATCTATACATAACAGGTGTGTTTCCCCAAACACATTAAagagatagtttacccaaaaatgaaaattctcatgattttctcaccctcaagacatcttaggtgaatatgacattcttctttcaagtgaatacaatcggagttatattaaaaaatgtcctggctaaccCAAGCGTTATAATGACTGGCCAAAACAAAAAGTGTaatgcctctcgcagttcaaaacgaTTTCTCTACGTCTGACGTCATACATCCCGCCAGCTACGctttttccgtaagttgaatatggaaggcggtccaccagaagctagatattttactttatagcgtgttaaatatggatatttttccattgattcacttcagaaggcctttataatggatggatggatgcacttttttgggcttcaaactttgggctgccattataatgctttgaagagccaggacattttttaatataactccgactgtatttgtctgaaagaaaaaaagtctaTACCAaagatggcttgagggtaagtaaatcatggggttattatcattttgggtgaactatccatttaagccTGGTTCTGGATAATGCCTCACTTTTCTTGGGCTGTTTTCAGAATAACATACTAGAATATTACTATTTCTGCAGTATATAGTTTGTATGCTGTACTTAGTATGTAAATTTTGCATTAAGTACCCTTGACTTACTACATTTGGAAAAGTGGCTGTCGTGGTACTTGACTTTGTGTTCCATTTAAAGTCAATGGGGTCGAAAACCGTTTTGGTACCATCTGACCATcattaaatggacaaaaacacagatacagcaatcccacaatgcaatgtgCTTGAGCTGACAAAGAAGTTATTACATCCTCAATTTAACTTTAAACTCATATGTGACCCCGTCTGTGAAACCGTCTGTGAAAGTCGCAAAATTTAATTATGAGATTTTGAGCGTCAAAGTGCCATAGCCATAAACATGACGAAAATAGGTAATTagtgtttattgctgtaaatgatCAATTATACCAATGGGTTTGAGATACAATACtcaatttttaattcataacattataaatactgaaattagtgattttattgacactacactttatacttttgcacacaaaaaatatcGGATGCGGGCTCCCTAAACGTCGATTTTAATCATCTCAGGGGGTTTTCATCAGAACAACACCAGCTGATTCGTATGATAGATCGGTTcaggaacttatttttttaccattaggaAGAGAAAGACATTAATATCAAACGGCACGAGCTGCAAACAGGTCATTGCAACTTAAGCCAGGTTCAAATGTCTGGTGAGATATTTTCATGTCATCAccaatattttaatatgttcttcTTTGTTTTGTAGCTCAACATTGTGCCAATAATAACCATCTTAATTTAAAGTCATATTAGGCCTGCTATGTGTCAATATAAAACATGTTGTGGATGGTGGTGCGTCAGATTAATggagtgtttcccaaccggggtgtGCGAGGTGCCGCGTAAAAGGTTTCAGCAGGGACTTTGCATCGCGTTTCATCTCACATCTAATGAAGCATCTTTTAtataggttgtaacttgaaaataatgcttcatgtatgtttctgtcgatagatacacgtgctggctcctcagttatacattacaacagcgataataaaagaaaaacgtgggcaaacggtctctcttagtaaactttgttcaatgcatgcgagtgctgccgtatcttCGAATATGAATAcgggtgtagagccagaagacgcaaTTGAGAACTCACGTGCGATCGCGATGTAAGAAGATTTGTCTCCGTGCGGTCATCCGAAAGTTCGCACatgcacgtctcacagcgcgcaactAACTatagtcttgcgcttgaacggacaaactcacacaagaagtagcctatgtcaacatgtccatcttgatgagtatccaagcagacatagtctgaatatgccttaagttaacatacagtcgagaaagcgaTAGCCCTTTTTGTGCTTTTTGAACATATGCATCACAATAAATAAGCCTGTTTTACAAACCTTTAAGAATGTTCTccttaaatgtgtcatatatcACCGAAAATGGCAGAATCTCAGCTTTAATGTGGTATATGGCTAATATGCAGGATAATTATGCATCAATGtgttgcagttttaaaaaataagcttGTTTACATTGGAATTTCTCAAAAACAGGATTTTCTGAGCCCGAAACTCAGCAAATCTTTAACATAGCCAAACTCAGTTAATATTAGAGATCTGAAGGTAATATTTTAACAGAATGTTCTTTACATTATGTAGAATGAttttatgtagaaaacagtgaatcacaaaaaaatgactttaggagGGTTTTCTCAGACAGGGTCACATATATTGACCAATTTTACACTAAATGTAAtgaacattttatgaaaaatgtattttaatttgggTCATGTGGTTTAGAATACTGTTTGGAATGTTTATCATTGCATAATGAAGCAATTTGACTTATACTGTTCCACATAATATTTGTAAAGAGTAGCAGACGGTATGCAGTATACTTCTttttgcattaaattgatctaaAGTGTCAGAAGAAAAGACTTCTACCAAACCCCCcataaaaatcttaccaacacCCAAGCGTTTTGAAAAGTAGTGTATACTGTCCAGTATGCTAGTATTAAATTCTGAACACAGCCAGAAACTTTGCTTCATCTGAGGTCTGGAAAAAACAATACACGGGTCTTTTGACAGATTTTGATATGAGTAAACAATACATAACTTCTACACATGAACGTGAAGTCTCACACTTTACGAGATGGAGGATAGGCTCTGTTCTGGTTTGCAACCGTTTTAATTATCTGTTTTTGAATGGCTTTCCATTTTTGTGTGATACCTTTGTGCTTGTGCCATACCAGATCAGCCTCCAGATTGCACCTGAATGAGACCGAGACGTTATCAAGCAGGTGCAATGTGGGAAAGAGTCCATAGTCTTAGCCTCAATTCTTAGTATTTGCCACTTTGCAACTGCATGGAAAACTCAAGaacaggggaaaaaaatgtCTAAGCTGGGGCTCGATGACATAAAGCTCCCATCTTTGAGAAACAAAGAGAAGGAAAAATCCATCTTAAAAGATGCCTTTGTTGAAGTAACATTCACATATCGCAACCACATTCCAGAGAGGGAGAAGAAAAGCCTCAAACAAGGACAAGAGTGAGGAAGGGGGGGTTGGAGAGAAGAGATGAATATACTGGAAAGACTCTTGCATTTTGAAAAGAGGGGCCACGTTCTTTATCGGAACGATGGCATTTCACTGAAGCACAGTAAGGCACAGTAACAGGCCATCTGCAATTTAAACATGGTGCACACACAGTATTCCTGCTCAAGTTAACACAGCCTTTACACACATTTacatcacacacaaaaaataatgCCTATTCATCACCATAAAACTACTTTTTCCGAGATTATGCAGAAGGAATGATAGGTTTGGTAGGTTTAAAAGCGAACAAAGGTACAAGAATGCAAGGCAAGCTTGCATTTTCCCTTTTTGACTGGAGTTGTTTGAAAAATGCCACATGAGAGACTCCAGTCCTGGGTTTTCTGGCTTTGCCACATGTTGAGCTTGAGCTCCACCCTCTGAGCGTGTATCCTGTAATTCACCCGGCTAGAGTGCCAACGGCTCCACAGGGCTCTTAGTAAAGGGCACTGTGAAGTGGCTTTTGTATGATCTGTGTTGGGTGCTGTTGAGGGTTTCTGGGTGGGGTTGAGGGTGGAGGATGTCTTGAGTTGAGTCGAGAGAGGTCAATGCTCATAATAGCGTGGGCCGAGGTGTGTGCGTACTCACCTCACTCCTATAAGAAGTGCGATGAGCATGGAGCAGATAGGGTCGGCGATCATCAGGTCGTATTTCTGCATTAGAATGGCTGATATGATGACTCCGACACTGCCCAATGTGTCCGCAACAATGTGAAGAAAAACTCCtgcaataaagacaaaaatatattttacgaTATCTCAAATTAGCATTGATTTAtacataatattaatataactatACATGTATAAAAAATTCTatacaaaaatacttaaaatgTGAAAGCAGCTGTCTGTAATATACAGATACAGGATTGATAGAAAAGGTGCAATGGTGGGGgccctccaggacaggtttgaaaagccCTGAAGTAGGACTTCTGTCTATATAAATAGtcttggatttatttaaaaagccaTAATATTGAGTAAATATTGTATCTGAGATACAACATTTGCTAGCACTCATATTTAAACATGACTACTGTGGACAGAACTGGCTGTCTGGGATACAGTGTCTAGCGGTAACCCTCAAACTGATGATGTCATTCCACAAACAGGTAATTCGAGAACATCCTAGAATGAATAGTCAACCTGACAAAATCTCCAGAAAATATCATAACACACGCTTCTATGTTAAAACCAACATGCAGTGGAAGTCAGTTAGTTAACATTTCCTGAACTCAGAGGTCTTTACTGGCTGTCCTGATCGACACTGGAGAATAGTTGTGGACTGTGGTGAGATGGCACGCCATGAGACGGTCCACTAAGTCCTTTCCTCAGAATGAGATGACATACTTGCGGTTACTCTCAGTTTCGCAGAAAGCATGGCCGCAGTAATGGAGCAAACTCCCTAATAAGAGAAGACACTGTCCAACTGTGGTCAAAGCAAATACTAGAAGAATAACACGAATGCTGGAGCTCATCGCGTCCTCATAACCAGCCACAACGGCTGTGTTCAGGAATAGAATACTAGCTTACTATTTACCAAATACTATGCAGTATATACTTCCTACAATTAAGACAAGAAAATAGTAAGCGGAACAGTAGACAATTGATAAGGAAATGacaagaaaatatttatttttgttaaacaaaatattcaattattatggatgaaaatattttatcttaaaaatacacacattttaatttaataataataatgaaatagaATAAATATAGTTACATTATGCATTACAAAAGTTCAATTTTGTTAAATAatagtttttattataattgtatttgtgtatatatataaatttctttaataataataataaaaataatgttttaatttcatcataataatgaaaatattaatttcaGATAATCAGatattaatcaaattaatgtcagataattacttattatttttagtaaatatatatacgtttgaattttgtaaaataacatcaataataataataaatatttacatCTCATAATGatactatattattattattattatcttaataataataataataataataataataataataataataataataataattattattattattattattatttaattattccattatatttttgctaaatattattttaggacattaataataatatacatttttatgatttcaaaataataatgacaaatatttgtataaaaataataatgaattgtGTAAAAATGTCTTAACCATTGGCATTTAGATTGAAAAGCAAGACAAAAGCTTTAGACTGTAATGTCAAGAGGAAGATCAGGTCATCTGTGCAGTGCATTATTGCGTAATGCACATTTTGGCAAATTTAGCACATCTACTAAGAATTCTATGCATAAGAGCTCTTTGTAAAAAGTAAGAGTAGAACACTAGTATGCCATTCCAAACATAACCAAAATTGACACGAAGAGCTTCAGGACGGGAGGTTGGTACAATCTACGTGCAATTCATCACAAGGAGTGAAGAAGTCCCTCGGCTGGGATGGAGGCAGCGTAACCTTTTGCACTGTCACCTCCTCTCCTCCCCTCCCCCTTCTCTACATGGTCCTCCCTTCTGTGCCCCGTTCTTTCTCCCTCGAGCAGGCCTCCCAAAGGATCcattctctctctgtgtgtgccaGGGTGAAGGGGACAAACTACTTTCTCTGCTCTGCTCTTTCCCACACAAGCTCGGACAAAGGGATTTAAAGCGACAGTGTACCGCACTTGCTCTAGTGTCAGTGTTAACCCGCTTAGACCCAAGTCAAAGGTTAGAAGTTGGGATGGGCAGAGGTGTCACTTCGTCACACATAAAAGTCCATCACATCTGATCTAGACCACTCATTTCAAGTGTTTTTCCTTGTTTAAATGAAGATGCAAAATTTTCTGAATTATGACTACAGAACCTCATCTactaaaaattcaaaatattgaccACCAATAAAAGAGGAAAAAGCTGTCTAGACCTGATAGATGTTATTGTAAATATTTTCACCTCTGGTGCCTTGCTAAAAGCATGCTGAATAATGCTAAACAAGAGATCTCTAGCGCCATCTGGAGGTGGCTAAACATACATAAAAGCCATACCTTGTAATATCTGCTTGCTGGAGCCTTTTCCCGGTGTGTGCGAGTGGTCATCTGAGGACACAGACAGATTCGAAATGAATCATGCTATACCAGACACCATCACGATGTATCAAAATAGCTTGTGCAATTTTGACACACAATCACAAAGACACCAAATAACACGGATGCATTATAACTAGAGATGGacagattatttttttgtaagtgTGGTCTTCTGATAccaatttttgcagattccgaTTTTCTTTCAAAGAACTATAATTGGCTAGACTGGGAAAACCCAGCCTGACCTGCCGGTGATTTGATAtcgcccggcaactcagtctggaaacctgtacattaaagggggggtaaaacactcagtttcagtcaatctcatgtcaatcttgagtacctatagagtagtattgcatgcttcatatctccgaaaagtctttagttttattatatttataaaagaaatatgggaaGAAATTTTtcctttccggaaaaaaaaaacgagcgcctggaggcgtatcgtgtgggcggagctaaagaatgacaagcgcgcaaagcggtgacgtcctcaagcgtggagaaacccatggctatcgatctcagctaatacagataatgatccagaatcagattcggaggctgaaataaattgaacagaagaaacggcaacagcaggatgtccgtctctgtggtatgtactgtatttagtggcctgtcaaaatttgtgtgcagtttatgaggacatgattcggtttatggactattgtatgcgattaaaccctagcagtagcaagcaaaacggttttgcaggtcagactagtgtacatagaacaacaatagagtccgttagcgcatttgaatgacgaagtacgcgatcgtgtcgtttactgttgtttactcacgcgacgatagccaacagcatagacatttgaagcagttttactcaccggctgcttccaaagcaggaccgaacctttatcgctgcgaccgctccgtcaaaaacacacatctTCGGTATgattggtgaagtcctgacagcagtgaacggtggagatctacttttgcgacgcgactgaagcgatgttttgtgaagcttcccatcatttctgcgttcaaatcgggtcaaatgcagcgctgccttcccggaatgctgtgctgaagcgttgaagtcacccataggaataaagtggagcgcggcgcctggatcgactggatctgcacctgagtgtttacaggcgtgcatttgctctcttgctttagtcacacgcgcgcgcgcaccctaccgggagaagagcccgtacggcccatacaaggaccttccgatctattaacgtcaagtcgacccatactctaaaaaaattctccgaaacttgtgagaaaccggaaggagtatttttaacacagaaatactccatcaaacgtccaacatcagtttttgaaactttgtctatgtttaggatgggaatcaaagtctttaacagtgtaaaaagctcagtatgcatgaaacagcatttcaccccccctttaatttctactgattgttacacttttgcaggaacaaatcacagactggcttatccacctggcgcgctattggcgggtttaacacgatgacagatagaaaAATGATTGGACGGTTGCccattgatcatgcctcttgtggtctgattggttgatggaCTATCCAATTggatacagagtcatttgaataatgcgtGTTTATTATGCCTCCTGCAGTAAAAAATACacagcagactccccagaccaatgttcaattttaaaaagAGCTTGGTGTGGAGATAGCCAGACAAATAATTGACAGCCTATACAGACAAAAATCTACTTTTCTAAAATgctaaattttatttttattttaaaaaagcaagtaaaataacatacaaacaaataaactttattttagtttttctgGTAATCAAATGAAGGCATAAAACACAGTACTACATTAAGACACACTACACAGTATAATAGTAATGCAATTATGCATGGCACTATACAATAGTAATATATTTCTGCCACAAGTTAAACCGAAcctttattttgacgggttgccatgTGAAGATGTTTGTTAAGCTTCTGTGTATATATGACAATAGGTTCTCTTAAATTAAACGGTAAAATGATCATGAGGAGACTCTCAGAGCAGCACCAGAGAAGATTATGTGTTCACGTCATCATAGTAACACGATCGTGTGCTCTGTGTGCATTATAAACGTGCATTTGTGCGCCTGCGTCATTCATTTATACAGAGACACGCAGAACATGTAGGTTTCGTGTAGGTCTTCTTGCGGGTTAATATTCACAAACTAAAAAATAGTAACCTACTTTGGATTTATTCATCCAAAATGTAACAAATTCCGTGACATTTTGTGTTATACAGTAAATTTCCGTTTTTATGACTAGATTCTGACTGTGTTTTCTGCATTGTGTAAATCATGGAGCCCAAGCTTAAGTGCACTCCACTTATAGATCAGTGGTGCGCTCGCTTTTGGTGAGAGTTAGAACGATGCGGGAATTAGTACAATTATGCGCAATACAAGCACTATTTAACCGGAGTGAATGAGATGATTTAGTGAGAGGAGGAGTGCGTGTGAGAACATATTGTCTGTGCCGCTGGAAACAAAAACCGACTCGGAATCGGTAAGACAACGATCCGGGCCGATCATGCAGAAAGTTGTCTGATTCCGATCCCTGGCTGGTCAATTGGTGCATTTCTAATTATAACAGTACTGACTTGCAAGGTAACATGAGGTCTTACCGTGGCAGTGGGGATCATCATGTGAATGGCCATGTCCTCCATGTGAATGCCCGTGATCATGTCCGTGTTTGGAATCATGACTGTGTCCGTGGTCTCCATGACTGTGTCCATGTCCCACACTACCATTAAATAGAGAATGACTGTGGCCATGACCTTAAAATTTGAAACAAGAGGACATCTATGAAGAAGCAACAGATCATATCAACAATTAATCTTTTTATAAAAGGGGCTATATGTAACTAGCATGTACTAATCGCTTTTTGTAACGTCAATGTGTGAACAGCTCAAAACGAAACTTAAATTAGACTCTACCTGACTCCCTAGGTTGCCTGTAGGCTGATTTTGATGTGACTTATTGAACCATGGATGAGCGTGAATGAGGATTATCAGAATGAAAAACAAGACTGCATTCTTATTCTGTACAAGACACTTACCTTCACCATCGTGTGAATGTCCATGTCCTCCATGTTGAAAAACAAATATTCCTACAAGATTCACCAACAGCCCTGCTATAGACACCGGCAGCAAGCGTTCATGGTGCACATCAGGAGGTTCTAGCGCCCTCTGGTGATAAGACGAGATGGCGACATTCATAAAAAGATAATTGACCTGTCACTTGACAAATGAAATGAACTGTAATCGTATAATCGTATGTACCTCTACTCCTTCTGAGAAGACAAAGAAGGCAGTAAAGATGAGGAAAAGGCCGTTCACGAAGCCAGCGAGAACTTCTGCTCTGACATACCTACAAAATAATATGGACTTATATTAGAATGCAGTGGTGCAACTAAACACAGACCATTTCCTGTCAAAACCACCAAAGCAGAAGTGAATAAATCCTTCATAGGAAACTCGTGTCATTAGTACATTGGTTGCGAGGTGGTCTCTTACCCGTATGAGAAGGAGTCATTGGACCTCCACCGTGAGATGACTGACGCTGCAAGGCCTGCCAGGAGTGCAGTGCAGTCGAAGAACATGTGAAAGGAATCGGATATCAAACCTAAACTGAGAATCAAATCAACACAAAAAAGTTGTTCAATTGTCACGAAACCTGAGAACTACGTCCCACCCTTTTGAGGTCAGAGTTGCGTAGCGCCTTTTGTTAGACATTATTTATTCTTTCATTTAAAGACAAAGACATGTTCACAATGACTGAGATTTGGGTGTTAAGAATTGTTGGTTGCAAGTGGGTCAAACTAtgcaaaattaaatatataaataaatcatttcaataaacaaaacaaaaacaagattaTTATAACTTATTTATactcttttgtttgtttatattattattatattggtTTTTAAACATACACATATGaaatagttaataataataatatagtctCATAATTATCAACTGACAATGATCATTAATATAACTATTATAAGAAGATTTCAAGCTTTGCTGTCAGCATAAATGAGATTGTGTAAATTGCATATTATCAAATGACAGGTGGtgaaataattttattatagtaaatagttaaaattcattaaaaaaaactattattgttttattactaataataaactCTTCACTTCCATTTGTAGGATTATGTGATTTCATTCACTTGCATAATATTATCagtgtattaaataaaatattataaacaacaacataaaactaaatcataaaaatataacTTCTAATtattgttagttaataaaataataaaaaagtaaagttTTGCTAAATTCTCTGATTGTGTGTAATTTACATAATATCATCAGTGTATAAATAAATTgtttataaacattttatattataataatagtatTGTTATTATCTATAGCATTGATAATAATGAGAATAATAAGAATTAATatgtaaaaattacacattatattattgttattatttatcacataataataataataataataataaattatcttCCCCGTCTACACTCCCATTTGAGATTGTGTAATTTGCATAATATTATCAgtgaataaattataaataaattattatattaacaacaataacaataaaaaaaaaacttctgcaAACTTTTTCATTGCAAACTCCTGTAAGTGCGCACAACTTAATAATAAACATcagaaatatgaataaaaacaatatacaACTCTGTAAATCTAAACCAACAATATTACAACCTCGATAAAAGTATGTATGGTGTAAAATATACAGTGATTAGCCTACTACGCAACGGCA
This genomic window contains:
- the slc30a7 gene encoding zinc transporter 7, producing MLPLSVKDDEYKPAKLNLFVKLSGWFRSILADKTSRNLFFFLCLNLSFAFVELTYGIWSNSLGLISDSFHMFFDCTALLAGLAASVISRWRSNDSFSYGYVRAEVLAGFVNGLFLIFTAFFVFSEGVERALEPPDVHHERLLPVSIAGLLVNLVGIFVFQHGGHGHSHDGEGHGHSHSLFNGSVGHGHSHGDHGHSHDSKHGHDHGHSHGGHGHSHDDPHCHDDHSHTPGKGSSKQILQGVFLHIVADTLGSVGVIISAILMQKYDLMIADPICSMLIALLIGVSVVPLLRESIGILMQRTPPFLDHALPECYQRVQQLQGVYNLQEPHFWTLCTDVYIGTLKLLVAPDADSRWILSQTHNIFTQAGVRQLYVQIEVAAM